In Campylobacter mucosalis, a single window of DNA contains:
- a CDS encoding lysophospholipid acyltransferase family protein — MGIWREIKRKIFINFSVYAVFFLIKLIFLTCKKTYHGEFKQKPAVVVFWHGRLAFMSYAYLKFWRNRVGKVIISDHKDGEIIARIIKFFGIGTLRGSSSKGGAKVLINAIKEIKNGTDVIITPDGPRGPRHSVADGAVAVAQKTGSEIYALNYEASSFWQLKSWDKMIIPKPFSTINFTLSSPFSVAELSLDEAKELIQLKLWEISDKSVSEQKADFVLNLKSWWAKQERKKLK, encoded by the coding sequence ATGGGAATTTGGCGTGAGATTAAACGTAAAATTTTTATAAATTTTAGCGTTTATGCGGTGTTTTTTTTAATCAAACTAATATTTTTAACCTGCAAAAAGACATATCACGGAGAATTTAAGCAAAAACCAGCTGTTGTTGTCTTTTGGCACGGTAGACTCGCATTTATGAGCTATGCATATTTAAAATTTTGGCGTAATCGTGTCGGCAAGGTAATCATAAGCGACCACAAAGACGGCGAAATAATCGCTAGAATCATAAAATTTTTTGGTATCGGCACACTTAGGGGTAGTAGCTCAAAAGGCGGGGCAAAGGTGCTAATAAACGCCATTAAAGAGATAAAAAACGGCACAGATGTCATCATCACGCCTGACGGCCCAAGAGGACCAAGGCATAGCGTAGCAGACGGTGCTGTGGCAGTAGCTCAAAAGACCGGGAGCGAAATTTACGCCCTAAACTATGAAGCAAGTAGCTTTTGGCAGCTTAAAAGCTGGGATAAGATGATAATCCCAAAGCCATTTAGCACCATAAATTTCACGCTCTCATCGCCATTTAGCGTGGCAGAGCTTAGTTTAGATGAGGCAAAAGAGCTAATCCAGCTTAAACTTTGGGAGATAAGCGATAAAAGCGTGAGTGAGCAAAAGGCGGATTTTGTGCTTAATTTAAAGTCGTGGTGGGCCAAGCAAGAGCGTAAAAAACTAAAATGA